A single window of Gammaproteobacteria bacterium DNA harbors:
- a CDS encoding sel1 repeat family protein: MMASQPNRPFFLKTALCLLPLLCISTLHAEAENITEKTESTLTQEQPATPVVSEEVEDKEEEQTELSRITDPIHRQFMKGQLHYWFKDYSAALQTWQPLAEQGHAKSQSTIGWLYHRGLGVEQDYKRAIEWYRLAAAQDYVIAQHNLGAMYENGLGVEQSYAEALKWYQIGAEKAYGNSLYNLGLFYLNGHGVDKDQEMAIHLLKSAHQLKVNEAVEILKSLGVEVEAEKPIEHNPQPMRHSINMGQPNAENTTE, encoded by the coding sequence ATGATGGCATCACAACCCAATCGCCCGTTTTTCTTGAAAACAGCACTCTGTTTACTGCCACTGCTGTGCATCAGCACACTTCACGCTGAGGCGGAAAATATAACAGAAAAAACAGAGAGCACACTCACCCAAGAGCAGCCAGCCACCCCGGTAGTAAGCGAAGAGGTAGAGGATAAAGAAGAGGAGCAGACAGAACTCAGCAGAATCACCGATCCAATACATCGTCAATTTATGAAAGGCCAGCTACACTACTGGTTTAAAGACTACTCTGCTGCTCTGCAAACATGGCAACCGCTAGCCGAGCAGGGCCATGCAAAATCACAGTCAACCATTGGTTGGTTATATCACCGAGGCTTGGGTGTTGAACAAGATTACAAGCGCGCCATTGAGTGGTATCGTCTGGCCGCGGCGCAAGACTACGTCATCGCTCAACACAACCTGGGCGCGATGTATGAAAACGGGCTGGGTGTCGAGCAGAGCTATGCAGAAGCGCTCAAGTGGTATCAAATCGGCGCAGAAAAGGCCTACGGCAACTCACTCTATAATCTTGGCCTGTTTTATCTCAATGGGCACGGTGTCGACAAAGACCAAGAGATGGCAATCCACCTGCTTAAAAGCGCTCACCAACTCAAGGTAAACGAAGCGGTAGAGATATTAAAAAGCCTAGGCGTTGAAGTAGAGGCCGAGAAGCCTATCGAACACAACCCACAACCCATGCGCCACAGCATCAACATGGGTCAACCCAACGCCGAAAACACGACAGAGTAG
- the ettA gene encoding energy-dependent translational throttle protein EttA, producing MAQYIYTMNRVSKVVPPKRTIIKDISLSFFPGAKIGVLGLNGAGKSTVLRIMAGIDKEFEGEARPQPGINIGYLSQEPELNPDKDVRGNIEEALGEVKQAMTRLDEVYAAYAEPDADFDALAAEQAKLENIIQAADAHNLERKLEIAADALRLPPWDADVTKLSGGERRRVALCKLILSAPDMLLLDEPTNHLDAESVAWLEQFLREFEGTVVAVTHDRYFLDNVAGWILELDRGHGIPWEGNYSSWLEQKNQRLAQEEKGEKTRMKAMKAELEWVRSNQKGRHAKSKARLARYDELTNQNMESRNETNELFIPPGPRLGDLVIEAKDLNKGFGDRLLFDNLNFKLPPGGIVGVIGPNGAGKSTLFKMLMGIEKPDSGELRMGDTVKLAYVDQSRDALDSNKTVWQEVSDEQEVITIGTMQINSRAYLSRFNFKGSDQQKRVGELSGGERNRLHLAKLLQSGGNVLLLDEPTNDLDIETLRALEEALLEFGGCVVVISHDRWFLDRIATHMLAFEGESHVEWFEGNYAEYEEDKKRRLGDKADQPHRITYKKFGI from the coding sequence ATGGCACAATACATCTACACTATGAACCGGGTGAGCAAGGTGGTTCCCCCAAAGCGCACGATTATAAAAGATATTTCTCTCTCATTTTTCCCTGGTGCCAAAATTGGTGTTTTGGGTCTGAATGGTGCAGGAAAGTCTACCGTGTTACGCATTATGGCCGGTATCGATAAAGAGTTTGAGGGTGAGGCACGCCCTCAACCCGGCATCAATATTGGCTACCTTTCACAAGAGCCTGAGCTAAACCCAGACAAAGATGTACGCGGCAATATCGAAGAGGCGCTGGGTGAGGTTAAGCAGGCGATGACCCGCCTTGATGAAGTTTATGCCGCTTACGCGGAACCGGATGCTGACTTCGATGCGCTCGCCGCCGAACAGGCCAAACTCGAAAATATTATTCAAGCCGCCGATGCTCACAATTTGGAGCGCAAGCTGGAAATTGCTGCCGATGCCCTTCGCTTGCCGCCCTGGGATGCGGATGTCACTAAACTTTCAGGTGGTGAGCGTCGCCGCGTCGCCCTCTGTAAACTTATTCTCTCTGCCCCTGACATGTTGTTGCTCGATGAGCCAACCAACCACCTGGATGCTGAATCAGTCGCCTGGCTAGAGCAGTTTTTGCGCGAATTTGAAGGTACTGTGGTTGCCGTCACCCATGACCGTTACTTCCTCGACAACGTTGCCGGTTGGATTCTGGAACTTGACCGTGGGCATGGCATCCCATGGGAAGGTAACTACTCTTCATGGTTGGAGCAGAAAAACCAACGCCTGGCACAAGAGGAGAAGGGTGAAAAGACTCGAATGAAGGCGATGAAGGCGGAGCTGGAGTGGGTTCGATCAAATCAAAAAGGGCGACACGCCAAAAGCAAAGCACGCCTCGCCCGTTACGATGAGCTGACTAACCAAAACATGGAGAGCCGCAACGAAACCAATGAACTCTTTATTCCACCTGGCCCACGCCTGGGTGATTTGGTAATTGAGGCCAAAGACCTCAATAAAGGCTTTGGTGACCGCCTACTGTTTGATAACCTCAACTTCAAGCTGCCCCCGGGTGGCATTGTGGGTGTTATCGGCCCCAATGGTGCCGGTAAGTCGACCCTGTTTAAAATGCTGATGGGGATCGAAAAACCAGACTCGGGCGAGCTACGCATGGGTGATACCGTAAAGCTCGCTTACGTTGACCAAAGCCGTGATGCACTGGATAGCAACAAAACTGTCTGGCAAGAGGTCTCCGACGAACAGGAGGTGATCACCATCGGCACTATGCAGATCAATTCACGCGCCTACCTCAGCCGTTTCAACTTCAAAGGGAGTGACCAGCAAAAGAGAGTGGGTGAGCTATCAGGCGGTGAGCGCAATCGACTGCACCTTGCCAAGCTTCTACAGAGTGGTGGCAATGTGCTGCTGCTGGATGAGCCAACCAATGACCTTGATATTGAAACCCTACGTGCCCTGGAAGAGGCGCTGCTGGAGTTTGGTGGTTGTGTCGTCGTCATATCACATGATCGCTGGTTTCTGGATCGCATCGCCACCCATATGCTGGCTTTCGAAGGTGAGAGCCATGTGGAGTGGTTTGAAGGCAACTATGCCGAATATGAAGAAGATAAGAAACGCCGTTTAGGGGATAAAGCTGACCAGCCCCACCGCATTACCTATAAGAAATTTGGAATATAA